A part of Rhopalosiphum maidis isolate BTI-1 chromosome 3, ASM367621v3, whole genome shotgun sequence genomic DNA contains:
- the LOC113556705 gene encoding T-complex protein 1 subunit beta-like — translation MVSLNPVRILKHQAEEDRGENARLSSFIGAIAIGDLVKSTLGPKGMDKILISVGRGSMDSKVEITNDGATILKNIGVDNSAAKILVDMSMVQDGEVGDGTTSVTVLAAELLREAEKLVDQKIHPQIIIAGWRKATQIAHEALLAASLNHSKNEAEFREDLLNIARTTLSSKILSQHKEHFAKLSVDAILRLKGSGNLSAIQIIKIKGGCLEDSFLDEGFLLDKKIGQHQPKRLENARILIANTPMDTDKIKIFGSRIKVDSMAKVAELELAEKEKMKDKVSKILSYECNVFINRQLIYNYPEQLFADAGIMAIEHADFDGIERLALVTGGEILSTFDSPVKANLGTCKLIEEIMIGENTLLRFSGVALGEACTIVIRGATEQIIDEADRSLHDALCVLSSTVREPTIVYGGGCSEMLMANAVSAEAAKTPGKEAVAMEAFSRALQSLPITIADNAGLDSAQLISELRAAHALGKNNMGLDMENGCLGCMQEIGITESFVVKRQVLVSAAEAAEMILRVDCIIKAAPRQRVEDRGHC, via the exons atg GTTTCATTGAATCCTGTACGCATTTTGAAACACCAAGCTGAAGAAGACCGAGGGGAAAATGCACGTTTATCTAGTTTCATTGGGGCTATCGCCATTGGTGATTTGGTCAAAAGCACACTAGGTCCAAAAGGTATGGACAAGATACTCATTTCTGTTGGTCGTGGTAGTATGGATTCCAAAGTTGAAATTACTAACGATGGTGCaacaatcttaaaaaatattggagTAGATAATTCAGCTGCTAAAATATTGGTTGATATGTCTATGGTTCAAGATGGTGAAGTAGGTGATGGTACTACATCTGTCACTGTTTTag ctgCTGAATTATTACGTGAAGCTGAAAAGTTAGTTGATCAAAAAATTCATCCACAGATTATTATTGCTGGATGGAGAAAGGCAACACAGATAGCACATGAAGCTTTACTGGCAGCTTCATTAAATCATAGTAAAAATGAAGCTGAATTTCGagaagatttattaaatattgctcGCACAACATTAAGTTCTAAGATCTTGTCTCAACATAAAGAACATTTTGCCAAACTATCAGTAGACGCAATTTTGCGTTTAAAAGGATCTGGAAACTTGTCagctatacaaattataaagataaagGGTGGTTGTTTGGAAGATTCATTTTTGGATGAAG gttTTCTTCTTGACAAAAAGATTGGCCAACATCAACCAAAACGTTTAGAAAATGCTCGTATATTAATAGCAAATACACCTATGGATactgacaaaattaaaatttttggatCTCGTATCAAAGTTGATTCAATGGCAAAGGTTGCAGAACTTGAATTAGCAGAAAAAGAGAAAATGAAAGATAAAGTTAGCAAAATACTTTCCTACGAATGTAATGTGttcataaatag GCAATTGATCTATAATTATCCAGAACAACTTTTTGCCGATGCTGGTATAATGGCTATTGAGCATGCTGATTTTGATGGCATTGAACGTCTAGCACTAGTAACTGGTGGGGAAATTCTGTCAACTTTTGATTCTCCCGTGAAAGCCAATTTGGGCACATGTAAACTTATTGAAGAAATAATGATTGGTGAAAACACATTGTTACGTTTTTCTGGTGTGGCTCTTGGTGAAGCTTGTACTATTGTTATTCGTGGAGCCACTGAGCAGATTATTGACGAAGCTGACCGTTCTTTACATGATGCCTTATGTGTTTTATCATCTACTGTCCGAGAGCCAACTATTGTCTATGGTGGTGGTTGCAGTGAAATGTTGATGGCAAATGCTGTAAGTGCTGAAGCAGCCAAAACTCCAGGAAAAGAAGCTGTAGCCATGGAAGCGTTTTCTAGAGCATTACAATCTCTTCCCATCACTATAGCTGACAATGCTGGATTAGATTCAGCACAATTAATAAGTGAATTAAGAGCTGCTCATGCtcttggaaaaaataatatgggaTTAG atatgGAAAATGGTTGTTTGGGTTGTATGCAAGAGATTGGAATCACTGAATCTTTTGTTGTTAAAAGACAAGTACTTGTATCTGCTGCAGAAGCTGCTGAAATGATTCTTCGTGTCGATTGCATCATCAAGGCTGCTCCAAGACAGCGAGTTGAAGATCGTGGCCATTGTTGA
- the LOC113556073 gene encoding uncharacterized protein LOC113556073, protein MEIQNIINSMSTITSTKCSGDIFCDNTFKRVLDLNSDSSDHEYKNQSLRFINVKKTIELLSCLKECLLKHSDDSTDIILSAVHCATVSKCLNSVVNYGFIPCLIPSIWKSFENNHKHVQVIQKISPDTAYEELKFYVNSLFDLIKEPTLKRLILVKHTNVLLAGLCQLSLLPIAKPGTAIATESTIDETKYEQLINEQNTFKIILKNLILINRDPLFIREIIFVLGHKNCQKHLKLGLRELFSDLLIQSNGIQTFLRVACDLISETSQNFNHHGLQEWSNLIHSYYLKSKEKYTNYIVPQIWELLRSNKNFHQLQFRSIAVYCIHLMSKENYNDFLAFYISPIEQLMKISKIQNVSRCIEDLHSLFYLFKNEIWSLNPKLLTHVATAIYNVYTATANGVYYLKSKLEDLVFLILIYFSSCKDHLKLIIFSPYQISVEYDDDGGNIQIKYVEKEHQLNLETQVDLILNLIDNRADSKLMKTIFITLLDMYTDVPSKEYSIMETLFIVKAIHHLIQKDDVQKSISTNPEIVLNLIKSILKVISENNVINVQVLSTALMVLRCVLENTNRICEFDCFMDSLTTISENVEDGMLKDLILETQEKIKQINNICTKQPSAVQRTIDDVLFDTRDPLLPCRSHALIELKKIIDSGDKMVPAKKTAILIVIQENLKNTDSYLYLSAIFTLSSLCSYFPNDILPILCEEFSMPTNYNHSPETRLKIGEVLMKTIKLLNETIPLYKNRLLNTFMAGVRDNDHLVRASSLSNLADICRLLRYNLGSIVSEIVNCADYVLRYDPAIEPRRAAVLLLQMIIQGADSELLEILTDSIKDIYHMLKFQYQCDKDETIKLHAQVAIERLNDIMKSLFLEPK, encoded by the exons ATGGaaatccaaaatattattaattcgatGTCCACAATCACCTCTACGAAGTGTTCTG gtGATATATTTTGTGACAATACCTTTAAAAGGGTTTTGGATCTTAATTCTGATTCATCTGaccatgaatataaaaatcaaagtcttag atttattaatgttaagaaGACAATTGAACTATTGTCTTGTCTAAAAGAATGTCTGTTAAAGCATTCTGATGATTCtactgatataattttaagcgcCGTCCATTGTGCTACAGTATCAAAATGCTTAAATTCTGTTGTTAATTATGGCTTTATTCCATGTCTTATACCAAGTATATGGAAATCATTTGAGAATAACCATAAACATGTCCAAGTCATCCAAAAAATTTCACCTGATAca GCATatgaagaattaaaattttatgtgaattcattatttgatttgattaAAGAGCCTACATTAAAAAGACTCATATTAGTGAAACATACAAATGTTTTACTTGCAGGATTATGTCAATTATCTTTACTACCCATTGCAAAACCTGGTACAGCAATTGCAACAGAAAGTACTATAgatgaaacaaaatatgagCAATTGATAAATGAacagaatacatttaaaatcattctCAAAAATCTCATTTTGATAAACAGAGATCCTTTATTTATTcgagaaataatatttgttcttGGTCATAag aattGCCAGAAACATTTAAAGCTTGGTCTTAGAGAATTATTTTCAGATTTATTGATACAGTCTAATggaattcaaacatttttaagagtGGCATGTGATTTAATTTCTGAAACTTCACAAAACTTTAACCACCATGGTTTGCAAGAATGgtcaaatttaattcatagttattacttaaaatcaaaagaaaaatatactaattatattgttcctcag atatggGAGTTATTAAGATCTAACAAAAATTTCCATCAACTTCAATTTCGTAGTATTGCTGTTTATTGCATTCATTTAATgtcaaaagaaaattataatgattttctaGCATTCTATATAAGCCCAATTGAAcagttaatgaaaataagcaaaattcaaaatgtgtcAAGATGTATAGAAGATTTGCAttctcttttttatttattcaagaaTGAAATTTGGTCTTTAAATCCAAAGTTATTGACACATGTTGCTACagctatatataatgtgtatacagCCACTGCTAatggtgtatattatttgaaatctaAATTAGAAGATTTagttttcttaatattaatttatttttctagttgTAAAGatcatttaaaactaattatattttccccATACCAAATTTCTGTAGAATATGATGATGATGGTggaaacatacaaataaaatatgttgaaaaaGAACATCAGTTAAATTTAGAAACTcaagttgatttaattttaaatttaattgacaatCGTGCAGActcaaaattaatgaaaacaatttttataactttacttGATATGTACACAGATGTACCATCAAAGGAATATTCTATTATGGAAACATTATTCATTGTTAAAGCTATTcatcatttaattcaaaaagatGATGTGCAAAAATCAATATCTACTAATCcagaaatagttttaaatctcATTAAGTCAATACTAAAAGTTATAAGTGAAAACAATGTAATTAATGTCCAAGTCCTTTCTACTGCATTGATGGTACTTAGATGTGTACTAGAAAACACTAATAGAATTTGTGAATTTGACTGTTTCATGGATTCTCTTACAACAATTTCCGAAAATGTAGAGGATGGCAtgttaaaagatttaattcTAGAAACACAAgagaaaattaaacaaattaataatatttgtacaaaacaACCATCAGCTGTTCAACGTACAATTGATGACGTATTATTTGATACTAGAGACCCATTATTACCTTGTAGATCACAtgcattaattgaattaaaaaaaattatagactcTGGTGACAAAATGGTTCCTGCAAAGAAAACAGCAATATTAATCGTgattcaa gaaaatttgaaaaatactgattcatatttgtatttaagcgCCATATTCACTTTATCTTCTTTGTGTTCATATTTTCCAAATGACATTCTCCCAATACTTTGTGAAGAGTTTAGTATGCCAACAAATTATAACCATTCACCGGAAACTAGATTAAAAATTGGTGAAGTTTTAAtgaaaaccataaaattattaa ATGAGACTATTCCTTTGTATAAAAATCGATTACTAAACACTTTTATGGCTGGTGTCAGAGACAATGACCATTTAGTCAGAGCATCAAGTCTTTCGAATCTGGCTGACATTTGTCGACTCTTGCGTTACAATCTTGGATCAATTGTTTCTGAAATTGTTAACTGTGCGGATTATGTACTGCGATATGATCCAGCAATTGAACCTCGTAGAGCagctgttttattattacaaatgatCATTCAAGGAGCAGATTCAGAACTACTCGAA ATTTTGACAGACAGTATAAAAGATATCTATCATATGCTCAAGTTCCAATATCAGTGCGACAAAGATGAAACTATCAAATTACACGCTCAAGTGGCAATTGAGAGATTGAATGATATAatgaaatctttatttttggaaccaaaataa